Proteins from a genomic interval of Symmachiella macrocystis:
- the hemA gene encoding glutamyl-tRNA reductase, with the protein MFGAADTYDEILESALNLQVVYCSHQGSDLTLREKLAISEEEKVRAYDHLRSQFPDSEFVVLSTCNRVELYTAQESKENIPTHQQLAGFFADFHAIPVDEFFDNLLERTGADAVRHLFSVASGVDSMVVGEPQIVSQVREAYATARVNQASGPMANAMFERALKVGKRIRTETGLAEGRISIASVAVGDFGKSIFDRFDDKQVLVIGAGEMATETLRYLKEEGVRELVVVNRSVDRAQELADEWGGTYVEFDQLDRLMAMADIIVSTTGADRPIVTRDRFAAVRKQGEYKQVFILDLGAPRDFESSVGDIDDNVFLYCIDDLEETCENNRKVRKKEIAAAQKIIDEETDEFMHAVYHRATGPIIRNLREKWRDVTDEELAWLFGRLGEMDDRERKIVEQWVNRLVNKLLHPPLEALKEEAREGTPHGLMDALRRLFHLRD; encoded by the coding sequence GTGTTCGGCGCGGCCGACACTTACGATGAAATTCTGGAGTCGGCGTTGAACCTGCAAGTCGTCTACTGTAGCCACCAAGGGTCGGATCTGACGTTGCGCGAGAAGCTCGCCATCTCGGAAGAAGAGAAGGTCCGCGCCTACGACCATTTGCGTTCCCAATTTCCGGATTCGGAATTCGTCGTGCTGTCGACTTGCAACCGCGTCGAACTTTACACCGCTCAAGAGTCCAAAGAGAATATTCCCACTCACCAACAACTGGCCGGTTTCTTCGCTGATTTTCATGCCATTCCGGTCGACGAGTTCTTCGACAACCTGCTGGAACGGACCGGGGCCGATGCGGTGCGGCATTTGTTCTCCGTCGCTTCGGGTGTCGACAGCATGGTGGTGGGGGAACCGCAAATCGTCAGCCAAGTTCGCGAAGCCTACGCCACCGCACGTGTCAATCAGGCATCGGGGCCGATGGCGAACGCGATGTTCGAGCGGGCCTTAAAGGTCGGCAAACGCATCCGCACCGAAACCGGCTTAGCTGAGGGACGCATCTCGATTGCCAGTGTGGCTGTAGGGGATTTCGGCAAAAGCATCTTCGACCGTTTCGACGACAAACAGGTGTTGGTGATCGGGGCGGGGGAAATGGCGACTGAAACGCTGCGGTATCTCAAGGAGGAAGGGGTCCGCGAACTGGTCGTGGTGAATCGCAGCGTCGATCGCGCACAGGAATTGGCCGATGAGTGGGGCGGAACGTATGTGGAGTTTGACCAACTCGACCGGTTGATGGCGATGGCGGATATTATTGTCAGCACCACCGGTGCGGATCGTCCGATCGTAACCCGCGATCGCTTTGCCGCCGTTCGCAAGCAGGGCGAGTACAAACAAGTCTTCATTCTCGACTTGGGCGCGCCGCGTGATTTTGAATCGTCCGTGGGCGACATCGACGACAATGTGTTTTTATATTGCATCGATGATCTGGAAGAGACCTGCGAAAACAACCGCAAGGTCCGGAAAAAAGAGATTGCCGCAGCGCAAAAAATCATCGACGAAGAGACCGACGAGTTTATGCACGCGGTCTATCACCGTGCGACCGGACCGATCATCCGCAACCTGCGTGAAAAATGGCGGGATGTGACCGACGAAGAACTCGCCTGGCTATTCGGCCGATTGGGCGAGATGGACGACCGCGAACGCAAAATCGTCGAGCAATGGGTTAACCGACTGGTAAACAAACTCCTGCACCCGCCGCTGGAAGCACTCAAAGAAGAAGCTCGCGAAGGCACCCCGCACGGTCTGATGGACGCGCTGAGGCGGTTGTTTCATCTGCGGGATTGA
- a CDS encoding MlaD family protein: protein MSEQPANTNPPSAPSEFPQAEIRAAANTWWRRAATGHLWWLTAACVILAVYLIVSAVRARGPEIAIHFQQGHGIKPGDLLRHRGIAIGEVTTVELDKDLTGITVRVAMEPRAVGLARAGSRFWIVRPRISLGRVSGLETVVGAKYIGVLPGPPDAEKQVEFTGAESPLMMLDTEVVDITIHFRQGYGLSVGDPIKYRGIAVGEVTAVELNEDQNGVDVAVRLLANASRLARVGSQFWVARPDIDLTGIRGLETVVSGRYIAVLPGPNETEPLTQFHGLDSAPPSSEREPGGLEIVLYTPHRGGLQRGVPVMYRGIRIGHMMTAGLSSDATTVEARAYIQPAYRELVHEKTVFWNQTGIDFHFGVTGVDFKADSLSSVALGAVAMATPDSPGQRVTTGHRFLYHAEAKDEWLTWQPSIPVGSALLPEGMSLPQPLRATLLWQVRTLGIKRDQEKLGWVLPLADNRLIGPTDLLTPSTDAIEKQPTLEVAGQKLTISADTTRTYGALAEIAVGKSFSNAWPVDRLRAPTAIEECLIVGATQKDRIPLPAARLSAGEGGWKIDPALPIDPDWHGASVLAVSDGKLIGVITIDQAVAQVTPLTEELVFNDQ from the coding sequence ATGAGTGAACAGCCAGCAAATACCAATCCACCTTCTGCTCCGAGCGAATTTCCTCAAGCAGAAATCCGCGCTGCCGCAAATACTTGGTGGCGCCGCGCCGCCACCGGACATCTGTGGTGGCTAACCGCCGCTTGTGTGATCTTGGCCGTCTATTTGATCGTCTCAGCCGTTCGCGCGCGAGGGCCGGAGATTGCGATCCATTTTCAACAAGGACACGGCATCAAACCGGGGGACCTGTTGCGACATCGCGGTATCGCCATCGGTGAGGTGACTACAGTCGAGTTAGACAAGGACCTGACCGGCATCACGGTCCGCGTCGCTATGGAACCCCGCGCCGTCGGCTTAGCCCGTGCTGGAAGCCGATTCTGGATCGTCCGGCCTCGCATCAGCTTGGGACGCGTGAGTGGTCTGGAAACGGTTGTCGGAGCCAAATACATCGGCGTCCTGCCCGGTCCCCCCGATGCAGAAAAACAAGTCGAATTCACAGGCGCCGAATCGCCGCTGATGATGCTGGACACCGAAGTCGTCGATATCACGATTCACTTTCGTCAAGGATACGGACTCTCTGTCGGCGATCCGATCAAGTACCGCGGCATCGCGGTCGGCGAAGTGACCGCTGTTGAACTCAACGAGGATCAAAACGGAGTGGATGTGGCGGTGCGACTTTTGGCCAACGCCAGCCGCTTGGCGCGCGTCGGCAGCCAATTTTGGGTCGCCCGCCCCGACATCGACCTGACCGGCATCCGCGGCTTGGAGACGGTCGTCAGCGGCCGGTATATCGCCGTGCTCCCCGGACCAAACGAGACCGAGCCACTCACACAGTTTCACGGACTGGATTCCGCCCCTCCTTCCAGCGAACGGGAGCCGGGTGGTTTAGAAATCGTCCTTTACACCCCACATCGCGGCGGCCTGCAACGCGGGGTGCCGGTGATGTATCGCGGCATTCGCATCGGACACATGATGACCGCCGGCCTCTCCAGCGATGCGACCACCGTCGAAGCCCGCGCCTATATTCAACCCGCCTATCGCGAACTGGTGCATGAAAAAACCGTCTTCTGGAATCAAACCGGCATCGATTTCCATTTCGGCGTCACCGGCGTCGACTTCAAAGCCGATTCGCTCTCCAGCGTCGCTCTCGGTGCGGTGGCGATGGCCACACCCGATTCCCCGGGCCAGCGCGTCACCACCGGGCATCGGTTTTTGTACCATGCCGAAGCCAAAGACGAATGGCTAACGTGGCAACCCAGCATCCCGGTCGGCTCCGCCCTGCTCCCCGAAGGGATGTCGCTGCCACAACCATTGCGGGCAACGTTACTCTGGCAAGTGCGGACTTTGGGAATCAAACGCGACCAAGAAAAACTAGGTTGGGTTCTGCCGCTAGCCGACAATCGTCTCATCGGTCCGACTGACCTTCTCACCCCTTCTACCGATGCCATCGAGAAACAACCCACACTAGAAGTCGCTGGCCAAAAGTTAACGATCTCCGCTGACACGACCCGCACCTACGGCGCGCTGGCGGAAATCGCAGTCGGCAAATCATTCTCAAACGCCTGGCCGGTCGACCGCCTCCGCGCTCCCACAGCTATCGAAGAATGCCTGATCGTCGGAGCGACACAAAAAGACCGCATTCCCCTCCCCGCAGCGCGACTCTCAGCAGGGGAGGGGGGCTGGAAAATCGATCCCGCGCTGCCCATCGACCCCGACTGGCACGGAGCCAGCGTCCTGGCCGTCAGCGACGGAAAACTGATTGGCGTTATAACAATCGATCAAGCCGTCGCCCAAGTCACACCACTCACCGAAGAGTTAGTCTTCAACGACCAATAA
- a CDS encoding paraquat-inducible protein A gives MPDLVAGQVAACTRCRATICRAGNERRSAQRTTAAALGAFVLFWPAIFLPILEIEKLGHHHESSLIGGIIELFAHGNFFVGGIVLLFSVIFPLTKIVMLLELSLLELMHRKHKAVTYRIMETAGKWSMMDVLLLAFLVMLVKLGSLVEFHFGPAVFAFVACVAMSMLASLSFDPHEIWEVTDE, from the coding sequence TTGCCGGATTTGGTTGCCGGACAAGTCGCCGCGTGCACGCGGTGTCGCGCCACCATCTGCCGTGCGGGAAACGAACGGCGCTCAGCGCAACGCACCACAGCTGCCGCCCTGGGCGCATTCGTACTTTTTTGGCCGGCCATCTTTCTGCCAATTTTGGAAATCGAAAAACTCGGTCATCATCACGAATCGAGCCTGATCGGCGGCATCATCGAATTGTTTGCACACGGCAACTTCTTCGTCGGCGGAATCGTGTTGTTGTTCTCCGTGATCTTTCCACTCACAAAAATTGTCATGCTGCTCGAATTGAGCCTGCTGGAATTAATGCACCGCAAACACAAGGCGGTCACCTACCGCATCATGGAGACGGCCGGCAAGTGGAGCATGATGGATGTGTTGCTGTTGGCATTTCTGGTTATGTTGGTCAAATTGGGCAGTCTCGTCGAATTTCATTTCGGCCCCGCCGTGTTTGCATTCGTCGCTTGTGTCGCCATGAGCATGCTGGCCTCCTTATCCTTTGACCCACATGAAATCTGGGAGGTCACCGATGAGTGA